CAAGATCCCCACCGTGGCCTTCAACATCGGCACCATCTTCCGCCGCCAGGCGGTCAACCTGGATTATCTGGGGTCGGTGCTGGCCGAGACCGCGAGTCGCGATCCCCTCCTGGCGGGGGTTCAGTTCGTCCGGCAGGAAGAGCGTCTGGTGGTCGCCCTGCCGAGCGAACTGCTGTTCGAATCGGGTCGCGCCATCATGACCGAAAAGGCCCGCGAGGCGGTGTTCGCCCTGGGGGGGCTGCTCCGTAACGTCGGCAATACCATTGGAGTGGGCGGCCATTCCGAATCCCAGGGCTCGCCGGGACAGGAATATTCCTCCGCCTGGGAGCTGTCCCTGGGACGAGCGGCGGCGGTGGCGAACGCCTTGCGGCGGGTCGGCTATCCCCACGACATCGTCGCCTACGGCTATTCCGATAGCCGCAGCCAGGACCTGGCCGGCCTGCCCGAGGCCCAACGGCAAGCTTTGGCGCGGCGCGTCGATATCGTCATCCTGAGCACGGCGGGGACCGACTGATGGTGCGATTCCCCCGCCTCGCCACTTTAACCCTGACCGCATTCCTCGCCGCCACCATCGGGGCACGGGCCGACAGCGTCGCGGTCAAGGGCGCCCCCCATGAGGATTACGGCCGCTTGGTCTTCGCCTGGGAACTGCCGGTCAAGTACTCGGCCACGGTGAAAGGCGACCAGTTGGTGGTGACCTTCGGCCGGCCCATCGACGCCTCCTACGCCGGTGCCGTGAAGGCATTGGCCAAGTACATCAAGGACGCCAAGCCCAGCGCCGACAAGAAGCAGGTGACCTTCACCCTGACGGGCCCCTTTGGGGCGCGCGCCTTCGATACCGGGGCGGCGGTGGTGGTCGACATCACCGGGCAGGCGCCCAAAACCGAACCGAAGCCGGAACCCAGGAAGGCGGAGGCGAAGCCGCCGGCCAAGCCCACCGCCGACCCGACGCCGGGAACGCCCCTGCCCACCGACCTGCCCGCGCTCAAGGTGCGAATCGGCGAACATGCGGACTATACCCGCGTGGTCTTCGACTGGCCCAAGGAAGTCGACTACGGGGTGGCCGACACCGACCAAGGTACCGTGGTGATCTTCGCCCGAGGAGCGCGTCCGGACCTGTCCCGCCTCAAGAGCGATCCGCCCCCCTTCATCCGCGGAGCCAGCGCCGAGATGAAGGGCAAGCGCCTGGCGGTCACCTTGAACACGGTGCCTGGCGCCACCATCAAGCATTTCCT
This genomic window from Magnetospirillum sp. WYHS-4 contains:
- a CDS encoding OmpA family protein, which translates into the protein MAPGLDDEDFERLPKVEQEKVWLLTFTDTVCLMLTFFVMLFSMSHVQADKWKEIADSLSQSLSPIKPENAKIPTVAFNIGTIFRRQAVNLDYLGSVLAETASRDPLLAGVQFVRQEERLVVALPSELLFESGRAIMTEKAREAVFALGGLLRNVGNTIGVGGHSESQGSPGQEYSSAWELSLGRAAAVANALRRVGYPHDIVAYGYSDSRSQDLAGLPEAQRQALARRVDIVILSTAGTD